The genomic stretch CCAGAGCCTCAGACCGGACACTGCCTTTCCAGGACAAACACCAAGGGAGAGCTCTAAGGTTTCTGGCCACATAAGGGTGAGTTTCTGAATTCTGTTGACATCAGATCTGCCACTTTCCtgtctccccctctccccaccatttTGTGCAGTCATGAGATTCAGGTGAAACTCTTAGGAGACTATACTGAAGGGGATCAGAGAGTGTTCAGTGTTCTGGGAGGTACAGAAGTATCTCAGTCAGTAAGTTCCTTTTCTATGGACAGACTCTCACTCTTCTACTTGGGCAATGACTAAACCTCCTCTAGCCTTCGGTCCCTTAGTCTTTGGTTAGAGACAATCTCCTTGGTTCCAGCTCACACCAGATCTAATCTGCACCAGAAGCCAGCACAATGTAGCTGGGGTCTCTGCCTACAATTTTGCTGATGAAGAGAAGGCTCAAGTGAATGAAGAAAAGGTGAAGTTAGAGAAGGACTTTCTAACTTGATCCCTCTCTTTTATCCCTTCGTTTTTCCAGCAGGCATGTATCCATATGGCAGCATTGCCTTCTCTCTATAGGCTGTTTgtgatgatctttgttttatttagcTTGTCAAGACTCTAGAAAGGGAAAGCCCATGGTAAAGGCAGATTCTATGGGCCCAGGTTGGCCTAGTCTCAGACATGCTCAGTATGTATACTCTCTTGTAGGATGAGATATTGTCAGGACTGAGCTGTTCCCCAGTGTAAATCTTCTCTCCTGTGTCCACAGATTCTCTTAGGGAAGAATGGCTCCTGGGAATGGGTCTTTTGTGACTGCATTCATCCTGGTGGGGTTAACAGACCAACTGGATCTCCAAGTTCCcttgtttttcctgtttctatTAATGTATATGGTCACTGTGATAGGAAATCTGAGCCTGATAATCCTAATTGGGATAAATTCACATCTACACACCGccatgtactttttcctctttaACTTGTCCTTCACAGACCTCTGTTATTCTTCAGTATTTACACCCAAAATGCTGATAGATTTCTTATCGAAGGAGAATATTATCTCTTACATGGGATGCATGACCCAGTTCtacttcttctgtttttttgtcGTTTCTGAATGCTATGTGCTTACAtcaatggcctatgaccgctatgtggccatctgtaagCCACTCTTATATAATGCTGCCATGTCCCCTAAAGTGTGCTCCAGCCTTATGCTTTGTTCCTACTTGTTGGCATTTTCTGGTGCCATGGCTCACACTGGATGCATGCTGAGACTGACGTTCTGTGAAGCAAACTCCATCAACCATTATTTCTGTGACATCCACCCTCTGCTCCAGCTCTCCTGCACAAGTACCTATGTCACTGAGCTGGTAGTTTTCATCATGGCGGGCATCAACATCATTGTGCCCAGTCTCACCATCTTTGTCTCTTATGGTCTCATCCTGTCCAGCATCCTCCACATCAAGTCAACAGAGGGCAGGTCCAGAGCCTTCAGCACCTGCAGTTCCCACATCACTGCTGTTTCTCTGTTCTTTGGATCTGGGGCATTTGTGTATCTCAAATCATCTTCTACTGGATCTTTGGATGAGGGAAAAATCTCTTCTATCTTTTATACCAATGTGGTTCCCATGATGAACCCCTTAATTTACAGTCTGAGGAACAAAGATGTTAAAAATGCTCTGAGAAAAACCCTGAGGAGAAGAGAGTATTGATTAGAATCAGTTTCTATGTCCAGGTCATAGGATGGGAGagattttgtgtgtttatttacaatatttgaGGTGGCAGCCTTCTTACCTTATTTATTTCTCATCATAAGGAAGGAAATTTAGTCTTCCCTCAAGTTGTTTGCAGTTTCTTAGAGCAGATCATCTttcttttattactattttagcaatatcctttccttttcttcatgttTCCCATTTAAGAATAACATAAAtaaactaacattttttttttgccacccaGCATGGGTtttgggctcttagttccccaaccagggattgaacccttgccctctgcagtggaactgcagagtcctaaccactggaccaccagagaattcccttctatttatttttcctattgttattatggactttttttttcacttggaaaAAGATGAATGTTTCTGGTAATGGTCAGTAAAGTAACACTAGTGTGACtttattggggaaggaaatggcaacccgctctagtgttcttgcctggagaatccctgggatgggggaccctggtgggctgccgtctatggggtcgcacagagtcagacacgactgaagcgacttagcagcagcagcagccgcagtgtGACTTTAAAGTCTTTAAAGTCATTGATTTTGAATGTTCAATAAAGTAACATTTCTTAAATGACACTTATGGCCCTGGAAGCATGAATCAGACAATCTGTCCTACCTTTTCTTTCTCCGTACAGTGGTCAGGCATGTGATTTATCCAAATACCATTGTTTCACCCTTATAGGAGATTCCATAAAGACTATCAAAGATAACTCCACTTTGCTGCTGTAAACACTAGTCATTGAGCTACTTTCATGTTTATCTCtagtatttcatatttattttctatattcaaaGTAGCACATCagattttcaatatatatttatttcataaatataataCTGAATGCTGAAACTCAGAGAAGTGTAATGATTTATTTAAAGTCACACAATTTCTTTatgaaaaaatctgaaataaactaTTAGCCTTTTGATTTCATATGTACTACTCTTTCTAGTATACTTTCtgtttacttcattttatttgtattttagtaAACATAAGGtaaggcttccaaggtggctcagatagtaaagaatccacctgcaatgcaggagacctgggtttgatccctgggttgggaagattccctggagaagggcatggcaacccactccagtattcttacgtagagaatccccatgaacagaggaacctggcaggctatagtccatggggtcacaaagagttggacatgactgagagactaagcatagcacagcaaacATAAGATATGAGAAAACATTTGttttgaaaactgactttttctgcaaaaaaaaaaagaaatattttcaggatCTTATAATTCATAGAACAGGCATTCCtaagaaataagtaaaacattTCTTAGGAATGTGTCATTAGTCCATGGTCTAATAAAGAAGGCCAATAAATAAGAGATCCTTCAGTAGGGAATGAACAATGAGATTTAGAAGTCACACTTCGTCCTGaatttgtttccttatctgtagagTACCTTAATTATCCTCCATTGtccataaagcttttttttttaaagcaaaaaaagttaattttgaataaaaaaaatTGCAATTTGGGGCAAATAGATTCTGGTAGCAGCCCAAACAGTGTCCCAGCTCAGGAGTAAAATCAAAGGCTTTTAGAGGCAAAGAAGGAAAGTTGGCACTGCAAAGAATTTTAATTTAAGAGTTGGAGAAAGAAGCTAGTGTTGGCTAAACAGGATTGAGTACTAGCTATCACTTGttatggtttagtcgctaagttgtgtctgactcttttgcgaccccatgaactgaagcctgccaagatcgtctgtccatgggattttccaggcaagaatattggagtgggctgccatttccctctcctccataaagtttttattaaaacttATAATACACAATGACCGCACATTAATAGTAATTTGGAGGAGGAAGACCAATGGCTATGGCCACATCTGTTGGGAATCATGTAGAGAGAGGACAGTATCTTAAGGAGATAACATAGTGATTGGTAATCAAAAATCAagttagaaagaaagaatagaaaacaaaattatgagaAAAGAAAGCTCTTTCTatgattttcttctcctttctagaAGGCTCTAGAAATATTATGGAGGTCACAGGATTTCTCTGGAAAGCCTTTAGCTTAAAGTTATTTGGTACTTATAAAATGTTGAACACACATTCCTGTTTCTTGGCTTCCACATGCTACTCTTATGTGGATTTTAAAGTACAAAAGCCTCAAATTTCAGCCGTGAGAGCAATGACtatttgaaagaaatatttgGGGAATAAATCAAATTTTGAACaagatgtctttttcttttaaggtactaggaaaaagaaaaccactcaAAAATGTGATGTGTTGAGACAGTTTAAACATGTCCAAAATAACTGTAGTAACATTTACTACTTTACTGTTTTCCAGTCTCCATTCAATATttagatattttgaaatttagCATAGCTGGATTGTTGGCTTGTTTTTAGATGTTCAACATTGCAAAATTCTTGACTTACAGTTTTATTGACCATTCATATCCCATCCCCTGATCCAATATTAGTATGTTTGATTTTCACTTAACTAGTTCTATGTATGTGAAATAATTGATcttggttggattttttttttttcattttgcttttcttttagtaACTGTTCTGATAAAATTACTTTCCATATTGAAGGAAAAGTATATCTCAATAGGCAAACAGTATCTTTCTATTTGGGAGCCTTTGCAGACATTGCAGATTGTGTtcaatatgttatatattttattagcaTTTGAGGCGACTCAAAGAGTGGATTAAAACTGGTGGTTGATCTTTCATTTGATGAGACTCAAAATACAAATGAAACCCATTTCAATCTcagaaaaaatctttaaaattaggtttcaagaattcaaaaagatgcatgtaccctaatgtttgaacttcccaggtggcactagtggtaaagaatccacctgtcaatgcaagagatgcaagagacactgatttgatccctggattgggaagatgctctggagcaggaagtggaagctcacaccagtgttcttgctgggaaaatcccatggacagaggagcctggtaggctatagtccatgggtctcagagttggacatgactgcacatCTAAGCACCTCAATGATCACAgaagcactctttacaatagccaggacatggaagcaacctaaatgttcactgaaagaggaatggataaagaagtgtggtgcatatatacaatggaatattagccataaacatgaaattgggtcatttatagagatgtggatggacctagagtctgtcatacagagtaaagtaagtcagaaaagaaaaacaactatcatatattaacacatatatgtggaatctagaaaaatggttcagaGAAACCTATTTgctgggcaggaatagagatcCAAATGCAGAGTGAacatgtggacacagtgggggatggggagggtgggacgaattcagagagtagcattgacgtaTACAccccatgtgtaaaacagatagctagcggaagctgctgtgtagcgcagggagctcagcttggtgctctgtgatgacctagccgggtgggacggggtggggtgggatggggtgtggtgggagggaggatcaagaaggaggagatatattaatatgcatactgtatagcagaaactaacacaacattttacagtaattatacttcaataaaaaattgtcTCATTCCTTCAGATTATTTTGCAAATCATTAATCAGAAAAACAGATATACCTACAGATTGTAAAAGTTAAGGGCGGCTAAGTGTTAATAGAGGCAATTTGGTTTTCTAGTTAGTGCCTTTAAGTACTATATAGCTATGTGGACTTTTTTTAACAGGGAGGAATACATCTGAGGAAACAAGTCAGTTATTTTATATACACAGCATAGAATTTTGAAATGGGATAAAAGGGGTTATGAGGGAAAGTATGATTCTATTGAAGTTGGCACAGCTGAGAATCAAACAGGTaagtcatgggattctcctgtgCCTGTGTACTAGGATGGAGCTGTTTCTAGATCAGTCCAAAAGCTTTGATATTGTAGGCTTACAAAAGTGGCTTTTTTAGTTAGCGACCAGAAAGTTCCCTGATGACATCATGAATGTGTTTAATGTGAACTTTCTCTAAGTGGGCTACTGTTGTCAGGATCAGGTTTGGAATGTGTATGACAAGGGTTCACTGTGGTTAAGGGCTAAAGAAAACCAGAAGTAAAATGGTTCTAATAATTCCTGAACCCCCAGCTTTACTGAACCCCATTATATACTTCTCCTTATACGGCcttgcccccaacacacacaatgTCTTCAAGTCTTGTATTTTATGAGATCACTGCTTAACATCAATTCATGATACACAACCCACTTTTGATCTTTGCAAGCTCATTCAGGTAAGTGGTTCTTTACTCCAGTGCCTGAGGGGCAAGGCT from Budorcas taxicolor isolate Tak-1 chromosome 25, Takin1.1, whole genome shotgun sequence encodes the following:
- the LOC128068535 gene encoding olfactory receptor 8B3-like; protein product: MAPGNGSFVTAFILVGLTDQLDLQVPLFFLFLLMYMVTVIGNLSLIILIGINSHLHTAMYFFLFNLSFTDLCYSSVFTPKMLIDFLSKENIISYMGCMTQFYFFCFFVVSECYVLTSMAYDRYVAICKPLLYNAAMSPKVCSSLMLCSYLLAFSGAMAHTGCMLRLTFCEANSINHYFCDIHPLLQLSCTSTYVTELVVFIMAGINIIVPSLTIFVSYGLILSSILHIKSTEGRSRAFSTCSSHITAVSLFFGSGAFVYLKSSSTGSLDEGKISSIFYTNVVPMMNPLIYSLRNKDVKNALRKTLRRREY